A single window of Chloracidobacterium thermophilum B DNA harbors:
- a CDS encoding PDDEXK nuclease domain-containing protein yields MSTKPDRFPDDYANWLAGIRQRIVAARQRAALAANAELIGLYWQIGHEILDRQRSAQWGDKVLDRLARDLREAFPEIKGFSSRNLKYMRYFAEHCPQQAFGQQSAAQLPWFHIVTLLTKLAAPETREWYARRAIAEGWSRATLEVSIRNRLHERQGRAVTNFDAHLPAPQSQLAHETLKDPYLFDFLGLGDDAHERDIENALMRHITRFLLELGHGFAFVGQQYRLEVGDQEFFIDLLFYHTRLKCYVVVELKAGAFKPEHAGQLNFYLTAVDRQIKAPDDKPTIGLLLCKTKNRLVAEYALSGIDKPMGVAEYQLVRALPEPLLTNLPTVEELETELGAVEADTPERSKA; encoded by the coding sequence ATGAGCACAAAGCCAGACCGTTTTCCCGATGACTATGCCAACTGGTTGGCTGGTATCAGGCAGCGCATCGTCGCCGCCCGCCAGCGCGCAGCCCTGGCGGCCAATGCCGAATTGATCGGGCTGTACTGGCAGATCGGCCACGAGATTCTGGATCGGCAGCGCTCCGCTCAGTGGGGCGACAAGGTGCTTGACCGGCTGGCGCGCGATTTGCGCGAAGCTTTCCCGGAAATAAAAGGTTTTTCGTCCAGAAACCTGAAATACATGCGGTATTTTGCCGAGCACTGCCCCCAGCAGGCATTTGGGCAGCAGTCTGCTGCCCAATTACCGTGGTTTCACATCGTCACCCTGCTGACCAAGCTGGCTGCGCCAGAAACACGCGAATGGTATGCCCGTCGCGCCATTGCTGAGGGTTGGTCCCGTGCCACGCTGGAAGTCAGTATCCGCAATCGCCTGCACGAACGGCAGGGCCGGGCCGTCACCAACTTTGACGCCCACCTGCCGGCGCCGCAGTCACAACTGGCGCACGAAACGCTGAAAGACCCGTATCTTTTCGATTTTCTGGGTCTGGGCGATGACGCCCATGAGCGCGACATCGAAAATGCCCTGATGCGGCACATCACCCGCTTTCTACTCGAATTGGGCCATGGTTTTGCCTTTGTCGGGCAGCAGTACCGGCTGGAGGTCGGCGACCAGGAGTTTTTCATCGATCTTTTGTTCTATCACACGCGGCTCAAGTGCTACGTGGTGGTTGAACTCAAGGCGGGCGCGTTCAAGCCTGAGCATGCCGGGCAGTTGAACTTCTACCTCACCGCTGTGGATCGGCAGATCAAAGCGCCGGATGACAAGCCCACCATCGGTCTGCTGCTGTGCAAAACAAAGAACCGGCTGGTGGCGGAATATGCCCTGTCAGGCATTGACAAGCCGATGGGCGTGGCGGAATACCAGCTTGTGCGCGCTCTGCCTGAGCCGTTGCTGACCAATCTGCCCACGGTCGAGGAACTGGAAACCGAGCTGGGTGCTGTCGAGGCAGACACACCCGAAAGGAGCAAGGCGTGA
- a CDS encoding nucleotidyltransferase family protein gives MNRDTATQILAGAKPELQRRFGVTRLALFGSTARNEAHSDSDVDVLVAFDGPASAGRYFGVQFYLEDLLGLPRRSGNGKGAARRTQTLYRT, from the coding sequence GTGAACCGTGACACGGCAACCCAAATCCTGGCCGGGGCCAAGCCCGAGTTACAGCGGCGTTTTGGCGTGACGCGGCTGGCCCTGTTTGGCTCCACGGCGCGCAACGAGGCACACAGCGACAGCGATGTGGATGTGCTGGTTGCCTTCGACGGTCCAGCCAGCGCCGGGCGTTATTTTGGTGTGCAGTTCTATCTGGAAGACCTACTGGGCTTGCCCCGTCGATCTGGTAACGGAAAAGGCGCTGCGCGCAGAACTCAAACCCTTTATCGAACGTGA
- a CDS encoding TatD family hydrolase, producing the protein MFVDSHCHVDFHSYDEDREEVLNRARAAGVGMMLEICGGDIARGSLDIGMRIVDREPDIYGAVGVHPHDAAAYDPSLEAKLLDLMTHPKVIAWGEIGLDYYYDRSPRDVQRRVFARQMTLARERQLPIILHIRDADEDMIAMLRDYWTGVERPGIFHCFSGSWKLMEAGVELGFHISFSGNVTFRKNHELREIARAVPRERLLIETDCPFLSPEPYRGKRNEPVRVIEVARQLAQLHEMDVADLGRLTTMNFCRLFRLEAAAPSAVTTAKA; encoded by the coding sequence ATGTTCGTGGATTCACACTGTCACGTGGACTTTCACAGCTACGACGAAGACCGGGAGGAAGTCCTCAACCGGGCACGCGCTGCCGGCGTCGGGATGATGCTTGAAATCTGCGGCGGCGACATTGCCCGTGGCTCGCTTGACATCGGTATGCGCATCGTTGACCGTGAACCCGACATCTACGGCGCGGTCGGGGTACACCCCCACGATGCCGCCGCTTATGACCCCTCGCTCGAAGCCAAACTGCTCGATCTGATGACGCATCCGAAAGTCATTGCCTGGGGCGAAATCGGGCTGGATTACTACTATGACCGCTCACCACGTGACGTACAGCGGCGCGTCTTTGCCCGCCAGATGACCCTTGCCCGCGAACGCCAGCTTCCCATCATCCTGCACATCCGGGACGCTGACGAAGACATGATCGCCATGCTGCGCGACTACTGGACAGGCGTCGAACGGCCCGGCATCTTCCACTGCTTCAGCGGCTCGTGGAAGCTCATGGAAGCTGGCGTCGAGCTGGGCTTCCACATTTCCTTTTCCGGCAACGTCACCTTCAGGAAAAACCACGAGTTGCGCGAGATCGCCCGTGCCGTGCCGCGTGAACGTCTGCTGATTGAAACCGACTGCCCCTTCCTGTCGCCGGAACCCTACCGTGGCAAACGCAATGAGCCGGTGCGCGTCATTGAAGTCGCCCGCCAGTTGGCACAGCTTCACGAAATGGATGTCGCCGACCTCGGCCGGCTGACGACCATGAACTTCTGCCGCCTTTTCCGGCTTGAAGCCGCCGCGCCCTCGGCGGTAACCACTGCCAAGGCATGA
- a CDS encoding RNA polymerase sigma factor, with the protein MCRLTTEDSLFSVAFTPSPATFPPSSDFADSSLGDISENHLLGREFGLEPGVPGLDEVAELEEDVTPESTTEPEPPSPAAAETFETLYRQHYRRVYAICLRMTGNPDDAEDLTQEVFVQVLRKLDSFRGEAAFTTWLHRIAVNQVLMHFRKKSNRMESVTEEGDMPEEVTPVMIRQSQTPLVDKLALLSAVKKLPRGYRTVLILHDLNGYEHEEIGGLLGISAGTSKSQLHKARARMQEILTGARAA; encoded by the coding sequence ATGTGCCGTTTGACAACTGAAGACAGCTTATTTTCAGTCGCCTTTACCCCCTCGCCTGCCACGTTTCCTCCCTCATCTGACTTTGCCGACAGTTCACTTGGCGATATATCTGAAAACCATCTGCTGGGACGCGAATTTGGTCTCGAACCGGGCGTTCCCGGTTTGGATGAAGTTGCAGAACTGGAAGAAGATGTCACCCCGGAGTCCACGACGGAACCGGAGCCGCCTTCGCCGGCGGCAGCCGAAACTTTTGAAACCCTTTACCGCCAGCATTACCGGCGGGTCTATGCCATCTGCCTGCGCATGACTGGCAACCCGGATGATGCGGAAGACCTGACCCAGGAGGTGTTTGTACAGGTGCTCCGCAAGCTGGACAGCTTCCGTGGCGAAGCGGCGTTCACCACCTGGCTGCACCGGATTGCCGTCAATCAGGTGCTGATGCACTTCCGCAAAAAGTCCAACCGGATGGAGAGCGTGACTGAAGAAGGCGATATGCCGGAAGAAGTCACGCCGGTCATGATCCGGCAATCGCAGACGCCACTTGTGGACAAGCTGGCGCTGCTGTCCGCCGTCAAAAAGCTGCCCCGTGGGTATCGTACCGTGCTCATCCTGCACGACCTGAACGGTTATGAGCACGAGGAAATCGGCGGTCTGCTCGGCATCAGCGCCGGCACATCGAAGTCGCAACTGCACAAGGCCCGCGCCCGGATGCAGGAAATCCTCACGGGGGCCAGAGCCGCCTGA
- a CDS encoding M14 family zinc carboxypeptidase, with amino-acid sequence MKPLKASFTALLCLFLLMPLPPSFAQFPPPPATATIAFDFRQFAPYAPDFVSPWTTLGYEIGSFHTNYAGFERVLRDYAARSERLRVFERGRTEEHRTLYTLVISAPKNLARLEAIKADAARLADPRQLSDEAAEPLIQNLPIIVWLAYSIHGNESAAFEAMLEVLYTLVASQHPTITELLDQTVVVINPCQNPDGHERFVTWYNAVGMGRPEPFAIEHREPWSIYGRLNHYLFDLNRDLVIASQIESQSAMQAFLEWHPQVCADHHGQTVNYFFPPAALPINPNLDRGQSDKWLEIFGRGNAAAFDRHGWQYYVRDVFDLFYPGYWDSWSSLNGATGMTYETDGGGWKGLNWRRDDESILTLRDGIARHFTASLATLQTAATHRVERLRDYRAFFVRSIAEGRQGPLQCVVFPPEGDAGRRQRLVEALLHQGVEIQMAKAPFTLKAVHDYFGGVQPTREFPAGTLMVTFDQPRGRMARALLEPDTRQDQAFIERQLEKARRNTKRGPNAPKEETEFYDITAWSLPLALDVPAYWAGSRPTVQTTPVTSVVPPMPQPPPPAKTAYVFGYTSDAEAKLALRLLQEGYRLATAVRPLRAGERTYPRGSFILRTERNPETLHTRLPLLASECGVEVQSINSAYTDTGITGVGSEGVYTLRPPRIAVIAQEGVSQTSYGALWFMLSRDIGLEFTPITVETFLDLRLSEFNVLILPDGSPGAYRRAFGKEGIERLKLWCREGGTLICFGGAAAFAAHKDVDLTSARLVGEEGEKDEKDSQSPMPSDKPGAASDEAAGAPETGSTPARYREPGRKKTTARESQKTVEPTADAATSPDAGLGKEPLPLPGAIFRAVVNREHFLTFSHEQAELPVLLTQRFFRPSKTGTNVLTIENPKPLSGFVWEGNTERFVRQTAPVIEEQIGSGHVVLFADDPHYRGIWHAQRRLFLNGLIFGPTITFSTGLR; translated from the coding sequence ATGAAACCTTTGAAAGCTTCCTTCACTGCGCTGCTTTGCCTGTTTCTGCTGATGCCGCTGCCTCCTTCTTTTGCCCAGTTCCCGCCGCCGCCCGCGACGGCCACTATCGCCTTTGATTTTCGGCAGTTTGCGCCTTACGCCCCGGACTTTGTTTCTCCCTGGACGACGCTGGGTTACGAAATTGGCAGCTTTCACACCAACTATGCCGGCTTTGAGCGTGTTCTGCGTGACTATGCAGCCAGGTCCGAGCGCCTGCGCGTCTTTGAGCGCGGCCGGACCGAAGAGCACCGGACGCTCTACACGCTGGTCATCAGCGCCCCGAAAAATCTGGCCCGGCTGGAAGCCATCAAGGCCGATGCGGCCCGGTTGGCCGACCCCCGTCAGCTTTCAGACGAGGCGGCCGAGCCGCTCATCCAAAACCTGCCGATCATCGTCTGGCTGGCCTACAGCATTCACGGCAACGAGTCGGCGGCTTTCGAGGCTATGCTCGAAGTGCTCTACACGCTCGTGGCCAGCCAGCATCCGACGATTACCGAACTGCTCGACCAGACCGTGGTGGTCATCAATCCGTGTCAAAATCCTGACGGCCACGAGCGGTTTGTCACCTGGTACAACGCCGTCGGCATGGGGCGTCCCGAACCCTTTGCCATCGAGCACCGTGAGCCATGGAGCATCTACGGGCGGCTGAACCACTACCTGTTTGACCTCAACCGGGACCTGGTCATTGCCTCGCAGATCGAATCCCAGTCCGCCATGCAGGCCTTTCTGGAGTGGCATCCACAGGTCTGCGCCGACCACCACGGGCAGACGGTCAACTATTTCTTTCCGCCAGCAGCCTTGCCCATCAATCCGAATCTTGACCGTGGGCAGTCGGACAAGTGGCTGGAGATTTTCGGGCGCGGCAATGCCGCCGCCTTTGATCGTCACGGGTGGCAGTATTACGTCCGGGATGTGTTCGATCTGTTTTATCCGGGCTACTGGGATAGCTGGTCGTCACTCAACGGCGCGACCGGCATGACGTATGAGACCGACGGCGGTGGTTGGAAAGGACTCAACTGGCGGCGGGACGATGAAAGCATCCTGACCCTGCGGGACGGCATTGCCCGGCACTTCACGGCCTCGCTGGCGACGTTGCAAACAGCCGCGACGCACCGCGTGGAACGGCTGCGGGATTACCGGGCGTTTTTCGTCCGCTCCATTGCCGAAGGGCGGCAGGGCCCCCTGCAGTGTGTGGTGTTCCCACCGGAAGGGGACGCGGGGCGTCGCCAGCGGCTCGTGGAGGCCCTGCTCCACCAGGGCGTGGAGATTCAGATGGCCAAAGCTCCCTTCACCCTCAAAGCCGTCCACGACTACTTCGGCGGCGTCCAGCCGACGCGGGAGTTTCCGGCCGGCACACTGATGGTCACGTTCGATCAGCCACGGGGACGCATGGCCCGGGCGCTGCTGGAACCGGACACCCGGCAGGACCAGGCCTTCATCGAGCGGCAGCTTGAAAAGGCGCGGCGCAATACCAAACGCGGACCCAACGCCCCCAAGGAAGAAACCGAGTTTTACGACATCACGGCCTGGTCACTGCCGCTGGCGCTGGACGTGCCGGCATACTGGGCGGGAAGCCGGCCGACGGTTCAGACCACGCCGGTCACCTCGGTCGTGCCACCGATGCCACAGCCGCCGCCCCCGGCCAAAACAGCGTATGTCTTTGGCTACACGTCGGACGCCGAGGCCAAACTGGCGCTACGTCTGCTTCAGGAGGGCTACCGGCTGGCGACGGCGGTTCGCCCCCTGCGGGCCGGAGAGCGCACCTATCCGCGTGGGAGCTTCATTCTGCGCACCGAGCGCAACCCTGAAACCCTCCACACGCGCCTGCCCCTGCTGGCCAGCGAATGTGGGGTTGAAGTGCAGTCCATCAATTCGGCCTACACGGACACCGGTATCACGGGTGTTGGATCGGAAGGTGTTTACACGCTGCGCCCACCGCGCATTGCCGTCATTGCCCAGGAAGGCGTCAGCCAGACTTCATACGGAGCGCTGTGGTTTATGTTGTCCAGAGACATCGGGCTGGAGTTTACGCCCATCACGGTCGAGACCTTCTTGGATTTGCGCCTCAGTGAGTTCAATGTACTCATTCTGCCGGATGGCTCACCGGGAGCGTACCGGCGGGCTTTTGGCAAGGAAGGCATCGAGCGGCTCAAGCTCTGGTGCCGCGAAGGCGGGACACTGATTTGCTTTGGAGGGGCGGCCGCCTTTGCTGCCCATAAAGACGTTGATCTGACAAGCGCGCGGCTCGTTGGAGAAGAAGGCGAAAAAGACGAAAAGGACAGTCAATCACCGATGCCTTCTGACAAGCCCGGCGCGGCGTCGGATGAAGCTGCCGGAGCACCGGAAACCGGCAGCACACCAGCACGCTATCGGGAGCCGGGGCGCAAAAAAACAACCGCCAGGGAGAGCCAGAAAACCGTTGAGCCAACGGCTGATGCGGCGACCTCCCCCGATGCCGGATTGGGCAAGGAACCGTTGCCGCTGCCGGGAGCCATTTTTCGGGCGGTGGTCAATCGGGAGCATTTTCTGACCTTCAGCCACGAGCAGGCGGAGCTGCCGGTGTTGCTGACCCAACGTTTCTTTCGTCCTTCAAAAACCGGCACCAATGTGCTCACCATCGAAAATCCCAAGCCGCTGTCCGGCTTTGTCTGGGAGGGAAACACAGAGCGGTTTGTCCGCCAGACGGCGCCCGTCATTGAAGAGCAGATTGGTTCCGGGCACGTCGTCCTGTTTGCCGACGACCCACACTACCGGGGCATCTGGCACGCCCAACGCCGCCTGTTTCTCAACGGGCTGATCTTCGGCCCGACGATTACGTTCAGCACCGGGTTGCGTTAG
- a CDS encoding outer membrane protein assembly factor BamD, protein MSKRFEPMLKRSWALLALAACLAASLACGSPKKKVTTEEIREGRDRELYAEGLRAMRKRRYEEGRLLLSTLIGSYDSSPLLPLAKLLIADSFYREGSASSLAQADVEYREWLQFFPQHPLADDVLLKIAQIHVRQIGPANLDNTEARRAERELLRLVREYPQSKLQPQVQEYLKFTREQLGMHSLGVARLYFKQQKYVAVKGRCESIIRNYPDFTYMDETLFLHGVALTHLEDTPEAAKSFARIVREYPNSEWRDKAAEYLERFGVEVPAPAEGAEVKQVVRKSFIKRKFEEIFGPSASVTKEGIILKKDDTIDPEVEELLVSLGVRTDVITPESTITGQGKQIQTYGQRALNGQTEAARPTATEPAPTSRRADEPTPKVVEPKKNKKSKAQPPR, encoded by the coding sequence ATGTCAAAAAGGTTTGAGCCGATGCTGAAGCGGAGTTGGGCGTTGTTGGCCCTGGCGGCCTGTCTGGCGGCTTCCCTGGCCTGTGGAAGCCCCAAGAAAAAAGTCACGACTGAGGAAATCCGTGAGGGGCGCGACCGGGAGCTGTATGCCGAAGGGTTGCGCGCCATGCGCAAGCGGCGCTACGAAGAAGGGCGTTTGCTGCTGAGCACCCTGATTGGAAGCTACGACAGCAGCCCGCTGCTTCCGCTCGCCAAGCTTCTGATTGCCGACTCGTTTTACCGCGAGGGCAGCGCTTCCAGCCTGGCGCAGGCCGATGTGGAATACCGCGAGTGGTTGCAGTTTTTCCCGCAGCATCCGCTGGCGGATGATGTCCTGCTCAAGATTGCCCAGATTCACGTCCGCCAGATTGGCCCGGCCAATCTCGACAACACGGAAGCGCGACGCGCGGAGCGGGAGTTGCTGCGGCTGGTCCGGGAGTATCCGCAGTCAAAGCTCCAGCCCCAAGTGCAGGAATACCTGAAGTTCACCCGTGAGCAGCTTGGCATGCACAGTCTGGGCGTGGCGCGCCTGTACTTCAAGCAACAGAAGTACGTTGCCGTCAAAGGACGCTGCGAGAGCATCATTCGGAACTATCCTGACTTTACCTACATGGACGAGACGCTGTTCCTGCACGGCGTGGCGTTGACCCACCTGGAGGATACACCGGAAGCGGCCAAGTCCTTTGCCCGGATTGTGCGCGAGTATCCGAACAGTGAATGGCGCGACAAGGCGGCGGAGTACCTCGAACGTTTTGGCGTGGAAGTGCCAGCTCCCGCCGAGGGTGCCGAAGTCAAGCAGGTGGTGCGCAAAAGCTTCATCAAACGCAAGTTCGAGGAAATTTTCGGCCCTAGCGCCAGCGTGACAAAGGAAGGCATCATCCTCAAGAAAGACGACACCATTGATCCTGAAGTCGAGGAGTTGCTGGTGAGCCTGGGTGTGCGGACGGATGTCATCACCCCCGAATCCACCATCACCGGGCAGGGCAAGCAAATCCAGACCTACGGGCAGCGCGCCCTGAACGGGCAAACCGAGGCAGCACGCCCAACGGCTACCGAACCCGCTCCGACGTCCAGACGGGCAGATGAACCCACCCCCAAAGTCGTCGAGCCAAAGAAAAACAAGAAGTCAAAAGCCCAGCCACCCCGCTAG
- the rpe gene encoding ribulose-phosphate 3-epimerase, protein MTGQTEVKIAPSILSADFARLAEEIQRVEAAGADLLHVDVMDGHYVPNLTIGPPVVAALRRVTRLPLDVHLMMTNPDAFLKDFRDAGADSISVHVEVVHHLHRTLEAIRSLGARPGVVLNPGTSLVLLEEVLPFVDFVLVMTVNPGFGGQRFIEACLPKVARLRRMIDERGLDVAIEVDGGIGRHNVRALVERGAQWIVAGSAVFGTPDPGLAVRQLRAAALGVALPDGESGEAVSAAV, encoded by the coding sequence ATGACAGGTCAGACTGAAGTCAAAATAGCGCCTTCGATTCTATCGGCCGACTTTGCGCGCCTTGCGGAAGAAATCCAGCGGGTGGAAGCGGCCGGCGCGGACCTGCTGCACGTGGATGTCATGGATGGGCACTATGTCCCCAACCTGACGATTGGCCCGCCGGTAGTGGCGGCGCTGCGCCGGGTGACGCGCCTGCCGCTCGACGTGCACCTGATGATGACCAACCCGGATGCCTTTCTGAAGGACTTTCGGGATGCTGGCGCCGACAGCATTTCCGTCCATGTGGAAGTCGTTCACCATCTCCATCGCACGCTCGAAGCCATCCGGTCACTGGGGGCGCGGCCCGGAGTGGTGCTCAATCCCGGAACGTCGCTGGTTCTGCTGGAAGAGGTGCTGCCCTTTGTGGATTTCGTACTGGTCATGACGGTCAATCCGGGCTTTGGCGGGCAACGTTTCATCGAAGCCTGCCTGCCCAAGGTGGCCCGCCTGCGGCGGATGATTGACGAACGTGGTCTGGACGTAGCTATTGAAGTGGATGGCGGCATCGGTCGGCACAACGTACGCGCACTTGTGGAGCGCGGTGCCCAGTGGATCGTTGCCGGCTCGGCCGTGTTCGGGACGCCTGATCCGGGGCTGGCCGTCAGGCAGCTCCGGGCGGCGGCCCTGGGTGTTGCGCTGCCTGATGGTGAGTCCGGCGAGGCCGTGTCTGCTGCGGTGTGA
- a CDS encoding PASTA domain-containing protein, producing the protein MASVVSGSQPQRTIGSWLKRLLWRVTFVSLLVLAFIAGSMATCYLTRGERVTVPNVVGKTEPEARDLLEKQGLRVVVIEVPNAPEPVGTVVRQNPKAGSVVRRPFPVKINVSRPQ; encoded by the coding sequence ATGGCGAGCGTAGTCAGCGGTAGCCAGCCGCAGCGCACGATTGGGTCCTGGCTGAAGCGCCTTTTGTGGCGGGTGACGTTTGTGTCTCTGCTCGTCCTGGCTTTCATTGCCGGCAGCATGGCCACGTGCTACCTGACACGGGGGGAGCGGGTAACAGTTCCGAACGTGGTCGGGAAAACCGAACCTGAAGCCCGTGACCTACTGGAAAAGCAGGGGTTGCGCGTTGTGGTTATCGAAGTGCCGAACGCGCCGGAGCCGGTGGGCACGGTCGTGCGCCAAAACCCGAAGGCGGGCAGTGTCGTCCGCCGTCCCTTTCCGGTGAAGATCAATGTCAGTCGCCCCCAGTGA
- a CDS encoding ABC transporter ATP-binding protein produces MKDLLRLLGYARPHAGRIVIAVLAAAGVGLFEAGRTALIQPIFDGLGLGSDTLPTTIGNITVPRLQTWLPAGSAYWMVVLGLLIGFSLLRGLAEFTANFLLTSVGQSVIVTLRMALFTHALDQSAAFFDRHRTAELTNALITDVEKVQSGVAQYLADALREGFTLVCLLALALMLSWKLTLLTLSVVPLLALLTATFGRRLRQSSRATQQAIEDVLALATEVLSGYRIVQAYSAQTAEQVRFQAAVQRLRRFNLRTARALFLPSPLLDVLGVVVGAGVIFYTHHLIASGELTPGAFTATLLALVRLYDPLRKLTQTYQAYQQVIVSAGRLFALLDESSPVTEAPTALTTATFQQTLALTDVAFTYPGTARPALDGVTFTIRRGETVALVGPSGGGKSTVFALLLRFYDPTRGHITLDGVDIRHVTRAALRQLVAYVPQETVLFDGTFAENIAYGRPGTTRAEIEQAARAAYAHEFILERGGYDARIGEAGRALSGGQRQRIAIARALLRNAPILLLDEATSALDAESEHLVQAALTTLMQGRTTLVIAHRLATVQRADRILVFERGRIVEAGDHATLTAAQGTYRRLYELQFTSQSS; encoded by the coding sequence ATGAAAGACCTGCTGCGCCTGCTGGGCTACGCACGCCCCCATGCCGGACGGATTGTCATTGCCGTCCTGGCCGCTGCCGGTGTTGGTCTCTTCGAGGCTGGCCGCACGGCGCTCATCCAGCCCATTTTCGACGGTCTGGGTCTTGGCAGCGATACCCTCCCGACCACCATCGGGAATATCACCGTGCCCCGGTTGCAGACCTGGCTCCCGGCCGGCAGCGCCTACTGGATGGTCGTCCTGGGGCTGCTCATCGGCTTCAGTCTCCTGCGCGGACTGGCAGAATTTACCGCCAACTTCCTGCTGACCTCCGTGGGGCAGTCGGTCATCGTCACCCTGCGCATGGCGCTCTTTACCCATGCACTCGACCAATCAGCCGCCTTTTTCGACCGCCACCGCACGGCCGAACTGACCAATGCGCTCATCACCGATGTGGAAAAGGTGCAGTCTGGGGTGGCGCAATACCTGGCGGATGCCCTGCGGGAAGGCTTCACGCTGGTCTGCCTGCTGGCGTTGGCGCTGATGCTGTCGTGGAAGCTGACGCTGCTCACCCTGTCCGTCGTGCCGCTGCTGGCGCTGCTGACAGCAACATTCGGACGCCGCCTCCGGCAGTCCAGCCGCGCCACCCAGCAGGCGATTGAAGACGTGCTGGCGCTGGCGACGGAAGTGCTGTCCGGCTACCGCATCGTCCAGGCGTACAGCGCACAGACGGCAGAGCAGGTGCGTTTTCAGGCAGCCGTTCAGCGTCTGCGGCGCTTCAACCTCCGTACGGCCCGCGCCCTGTTTCTGCCCTCCCCGCTGCTGGATGTGCTGGGCGTCGTAGTAGGTGCGGGCGTCATCTTCTACACCCACCACCTCATTGCCAGCGGCGAACTGACGCCCGGCGCTTTTACTGCCACACTGCTGGCGCTCGTGCGCCTGTATGACCCGCTGCGCAAGCTGACCCAGACCTACCAGGCCTACCAGCAGGTGATTGTATCTGCCGGTCGGCTGTTTGCCCTGCTCGATGAGTCTTCGCCGGTTACGGAGGCTCCAACGGCGCTGACGACGGCCACCTTCCAGCAGACTTTGGCGCTGACCGACGTGGCGTTCACGTATCCCGGAACGGCGCGGCCGGCACTTGACGGCGTCACCTTCACCATCCGCCGGGGGGAAACCGTCGCGCTGGTCGGGCCGAGCGGCGGCGGGAAAAGCACGGTCTTTGCCCTGCTCCTGCGCTTCTATGACCCCACCCGTGGACACATCACCCTGGACGGTGTGGACATCCGCCACGTCACCCGTGCGGCCCTGCGGCAGCTTGTGGCCTATGTTCCCCAGGAAACGGTGCTTTTCGATGGCACTTTTGCCGAAAACATCGCCTATGGACGGCCCGGCACCACCCGCGCCGAAATCGAGCAGGCCGCACGCGCAGCCTACGCCCACGAGTTCATTCTCGAACGGGGCGGCTATGACGCGCGGATTGGCGAAGCCGGACGGGCACTTTCCGGCGGACAGCGCCAGCGGATTGCCATTGCCCGCGCCCTGCTGCGCAACGCCCCCATTCTGCTGCTCGATGAGGCGACCTCGGCGCTGGATGCGGAATCCGAACACCTCGTCCAGGCGGCGCTGACGACCCTGATGCAGGGACGCACCACACTGGTCATCGCCCATCGGCTGGCGACGGTTCAGCGCGCCGACCGGATTCTGGTCTTTGAGCGCGGGCGCATCGTCGAAGCTGGCGACCACGCCACCCTGACGGCCGCCCAAGGAACCTACCGCCGGCTCTACGAGCTTCAATTCACGTCCCAGAGCAGCTAA
- a CDS encoding decaprenyl-phosphate phosphoribosyltransferase has protein sequence MPTAVVSFGLTLPLALLKAMRPQQWTKNVLLFPALLFSQNLFHWRETVLVCAACAVFCLLSSGVYLLNDLLDIESDRAHPLKRHRPLASGALPVPVGIAACAFLSAGALAAAFWLSTPFAWTAVAYFLLQVAYTVRLKHVVILDVGCIAAGFVLRAVAGGQVIAVTISAWLLICAMLLSLFLALGKRRHELLLLEDGATAHRRILGEYTPDLLDQMISVVTAATVVCYTFYTVAPETVAKFGTTRLVFTVPFVLYGIFRYLYLIHRRQMGGSPEKALLNDGASLVNLVLYGLAVVAILYWLR, from the coding sequence ATGCCAACTGCCGTCGTCTCCTTCGGTCTCACCTTGCCCCTGGCCCTGCTCAAGGCGATGCGTCCGCAGCAGTGGACAAAAAACGTGCTGCTGTTTCCGGCGCTGCTCTTTTCGCAAAACCTCTTTCACTGGCGGGAGACGGTGCTGGTGTGTGCCGCCTGCGCCGTATTCTGCCTGCTCAGCAGCGGCGTCTATCTGCTCAACGACCTGCTCGACATCGAAAGCGACCGCGCCCATCCGCTCAAGCGGCACCGGCCGCTGGCCTCCGGGGCGCTGCCAGTCCCGGTTGGCATTGCGGCCTGTGCCTTCCTGTCAGCGGGCGCGCTGGCGGCGGCCTTCTGGCTTTCAACGCCCTTTGCCTGGACGGCCGTGGCGTACTTCCTGCTGCAAGTCGCCTACACGGTACGCCTCAAGCACGTCGTCATTCTCGACGTGGGGTGCATTGCAGCCGGATTCGTGCTGCGGGCCGTTGCCGGCGGACAGGTCATCGCCGTGACGATTTCTGCCTGGCTGCTCATCTGCGCCATGCTGCTGTCGCTGTTTCTGGCGCTTGGCAAGCGGCGGCACGAGCTGCTGCTGCTCGAAGACGGCGCCACGGCCCACCGGCGGATTCTGGGTGAATACACGCCCGATCTGCTTGACCAGATGATTTCGGTTGTCACGGCCGCGACCGTCGTCTGCTATACCTTCTATACCGTCGCCCCTGAAACAGTCGCCAAGTTTGGCACGACGCGGCTGGTGTTCACCGTGCCGTTTGTGCTCTACGGCATCTTTCGCTACCTGTACCTCATCCACCGGCGGCAGATGGGCGGCAGCCCGGAAAAGGCGCTGCTCAACGACGGCGCATCGCTGGTCAACCTCGTGCTGTATGGGCTGGCGGTTGTCGCCATTCTCTACTGGTTGCGCTGA